The Bacteroidota bacterium genomic interval ACCGAAAATTCACCTTTGGATCTCAAACTAACTTTGACAAAGTCATTCTCCAAATCTTCAATAAAAATTGCGGCAAGGTTCATACCTTCAACCGAAAGGGCCATATTTACAAAACCTTCTGTATCTCCTTTTTGAAAATTGTGCTCTCGAAGCTCCTTCCTTGTCATAGTTATATAAGCAGACTTGTAATCAGGTAAAACCACCAGGTTATTAAGAGCAACACCCATCAATTTCATTCTAGCCATAGTATTACCATCATAAATATTATTATGAATCTTGTGGTTGACTGCTCCTTTGTCAATTAAATCGGCAGTAATACGATGAGTAGTTGATGTTGTTGAAGCAAAACGGAATGAACCAGTATCAGTTAAAATTCCGGTATATAAACATGTTGCAATATCGGCATCAATTTTATCTACATCTTCTAAATTTTCCAGAAAATGATAAACCATCTGGGCTGTTGCACAAATAGCTGTATCGGAATATGTAAAATCAGGAAAACTGTCAGGTTGCTGGTGATGGTCAATCATTATTTTCACCGCATCAGAATTATCTACATATGGTTTTATTTCTTCTACCCTATCTAGAGTATTGAAATCCATAAAGAAAATAACTTCTGCCTGACTAATAAGATCGATTTTACTCTGCTCATTTTCATCGAAAATTTCAACTGTTTCATTACCCGGCAGCCATTGTAAAAATTTCGGATAAGGTGTTGGCGACAAAACGGTTGGGTTATGTCCTCCGTTTTTTAAATAGTTATACAATCCCAAACTACTTCCCATAGCATCACCATCAGGGTTTTTATGAGGAATTATCACAATCTTTTTTGGTTGTGACAGAATTTTTTTCACTTCTAAAAAATCACTTTTTGTCATAGAGAGCGAAAATAACAATAATGTTTTAATGAGCGAATGATTTAATGACTTAATGTGTTAATGAGTTAATGATTCAATGATAAAATGCTATTATGAACCAATTGCTTAAATCAAGTTCTAATTTCACAATAAAATGAAAAGTTCGGGATGAAAAGCTCTTTTATTTTAAAGGTGTTCGCTAAAATAATTTTCACTAAGCATCAAAAATATAAAATTATGCCATCGAAGTAAGTTTCCAATATTTCATAAAAGTTCAGGGCAAAAAAAATCCCCAATCAAATAAATGATTGAGGAT includes:
- a CDS encoding bifunctional oligoribonuclease/PAP phosphatase NrnA, with the translated sequence MTKSDFLEVKKILSQPKKIVIIPHKNPDGDAMGSSLGLYNYLKNGGHNPTVLSPTPYPKFLQWLPGNETVEIFDENEQSKIDLISQAEVIFFMDFNTLDRVEEIKPYVDNSDAVKIMIDHHQQPDSFPDFTYSDTAICATAQMVYHFLENLEDVDKIDADIATCLYTGILTDTGSFRFASTTSTTHRITADLIDKGAVNHKIHNNIYDGNTMARMKLMGVALNNLVVLPDYKSAYITMTRKELREHNFQKGDTEGFVNMALSVEGMNLAAIFIEDLENDFVKVSLRSKGEFSVNQLSRDHFNGGGHINAAGGRLDLPIGKVVEIFRDVVKSNKDKILNSND